AAGTCAATGAGTACTCCCTCTTTTGTTTTTATTCCATAGCTGTTAGATAGACGAATCAAAGTGGAGTATAGAGCCCCTTTTTTTCCGTTAATAACTAAATCAGCAATTTTTGTCTGTAATCTTCTTACGTGTATACTAAACCATCTCATGAATTCGAATGTAAGTTCAGGGTTTTTTAACAGTTTTTGTTCAAGAACATCTACTTTAACAGCCATCACTTCTGAGTCAGTAAGAGATAAGGCGCTAAGCATATATTTTGGTTGATAGGCATATAAAATTAATTCACCAATAATGTCTTTTTCTTTACATATACGAAGATAAAGCTCTTTTCCATCTGAGGTTAATTTACTGATTTGATACCGACCAGAAGTAATTAAGTACAGTTCTGATGCCTCATCCCCCTCGCGGAACAAATAGGAGTGAGCTTTTATTTTTCTTGTGGTACCAATCGATGTTAGCAATTC
This portion of the Bacillus carboniphilus genome encodes:
- a CDS encoding Crp/Fnr family transcriptional regulator; this translates as MTILSNRKRDSELISDELAELLTSIGTTRKIKAHSYLFREGDEASELYLITSGRYQISKLTSDGKELYLRICKEKDIIGELILYAYQPKYMLSALSLTDSEVMAVKVDVLEQKLLKNPELTFEFMRWFSIHVRRLQTKIADLVINGKKGALYSTLIRLSNSYGIKTKEGVLIDLHLTNNELAKFCSATRESINRMLSDLRKKKVISIQEDGKILIHDLEFFRSFIGCDQCPIEVCNID